In one Rutidosis leptorrhynchoides isolate AG116_Rl617_1_P2 chromosome 8, CSIRO_AGI_Rlap_v1, whole genome shotgun sequence genomic region, the following are encoded:
- the LOC139863716 gene encoding uncharacterized protein: MIVVKHCVTNWCRKKIEVFVWRTNKKRLPVLIELDKRGIDLHSVRCPLCDDDIESVNHSLILCKHAFDVWSKVFDWWGRGGIPFVNVEDMFTDAGQTNTRVGKSIWKAVIWVTSYLIWKNRNQKVFANKSWNTPMALNEIQIKSYQWIAKRCKAKSMDWHTWLHNPQGFLS; the protein is encoded by the coding sequence ATGATAGTTGTGAAACATTGTGTAACAAATTGGTGCCGAAAAAAAATTGAAGTCTTCGTTTGGAGAACAAATAAAAAACGTCTCCCGGTATTGATAGAGCTTGATAAGAGAGGTATTGATCTCCACTCGGTTCGTTGTCCGTTATGTGATGACGATATCGAATCGGTTAACCATTCTCTTATCTTGTGTAAACATGCTTTCGACGTGTGGAGCAAAGTGTTCGATTGGTGGGGACGTGGTGGTATTCCCTTTGTTAATGTTGAAGATATGTTCACGGATGCGGGGCAAACAAATACACGTGTAGGAAAAAGTATATGGAAAGCGGTGATTTGGGTGACTAGCTATCTTATTTGGAAAAACCGAAATCAAAAGGTTTTTGCAAATAAATCGTGGAACACACCTATGGCGCTAAACGAGATACAAATTAAAAGCTACCAGTGGATTGCCAAAAGATGTAAGGCAAAGTCGATGGATTGGCATACATGGCTTCACAACCCTCAAGGCTTCCTTTCCTAA